The Chroogloeocystis siderophila 5.2 s.c.1 genome includes the window TGGGGCAAAACTAACCAACGCCTTGAAGTACCGATGGCTTCTGAGCGGCAACGCCAGACCTACTATGGTGCGTTCGATTACGCCAGCAAGCAGTTTTATCTCCAAGCCTACGATGCTGGGAACACAGACAACACAATTGCCTTTTTAAACTATCTGCGCTTGCTCGATGAGCAAGCGCGTTTGCTGATTATTGGGGATGGTGCAAGCTACCATCGCTCGCAACAGTTGCGGGCGTTTTTGGCTGCTGTCAACGCTGGACTGCGCTTTGAAGACTGGAAGATTGAGTGTATTCGCTTTGCGCCTCATGCTCCAGAGCAAAATCCGGTGGAAGACATTTGGTTGCAAGCCAAGCAGTTCATTCGCAAATTCTTCTTGTTGTGTAAGTTCTTTGCTGTAGTCAAATATCTATTTGAGCTTGTCACCCATCAACAGTCCTTTACCTTTTAGAAAGCCTTTTTGTATGGTTAATGCCACATCCTATTTAGGATTGCTATAGATAGGTCAGACTCCTGAAATTGCATCATCGATCCACCCACACTCTGGGCTTATATTTAGCTAATTTATTTATTTCTACCACGTAAACAAAGGGTGCGTGTCTAATAATTCAAGTTGTTCATCTTTCGTCCACCGCTGTCGAGGTTGAATGATTTCCTCGCCATTATAGAACGAGCGTTCGATAACCAACTCGCCATTGATATACCTAGCGCCCTCTGGCTCCCACAATTCTTCATCGGGTTCTAAATCGCACGGGTTGATGTAGGGTTCGTCTTGCTCCGCTTTCAAACCCAAAAAGTCTACAAAGTGCTTGCCCTCTAATTCAGGATCAAGTCGAAAGTCCAAGCAACTATCGCCCTCCGGTCCGTAAGGATGAACTGCGCAAACAAGAAAAGGTTCGCGAGCGCATAAAAGACAGCGATCGCCCAAGCGGAAGTCGCCGCATGGCTCTAGGTTGAATCACAGTAGTGTCCTCCAATGCTGCTACTACTGTAATGCCCAATTGCAAAGGCGATATCTAAGCAGCACGAAGAGCGATCGCATCTTTTACCAAAAGGAATAAGAAGATAAATGTAAAATAGACATCTCATGATACAATGTGACCACAGAGTGACCACATTATAGTGATTGTGATGAAAAGTGTAGGTATACGCGAGTTTAGAGATAAAGCTTCTCAGTATTT containing:
- a CDS encoding IS630 family transposase, coding for MDVLKLGYWGTQGYLDDRSKQAVMEWLRQRQTCQREELLAHVDLTYGVVFKSQQSYRVTTTCCIKLDHGRKRRHNVPRRTRCNSPKNTPKTQEIVELLMRWRSQIASGQVRVLLVDECHLLWGDACGYVWGKTNQRLEVPMASERQRQTYYGAFDYASKQFYLQAYDAGNTDNTIAFLNYLRLLDEQARLLIIGDGASYHRSQQLRAFLAAVNAGLRFEDWKIECIRFAPHAPEQNPVEDIWLQAKQFIRKFFLLCKFFAVVKYLFELVTHQQSFTF